From one Thalassobaculum sp. OXR-137 genomic stretch:
- a CDS encoding TRAP transporter small permease subunit codes for MSTATDGAYADAMGADVYRPGTAVIRTFGWISVAMAFAYVINNFLCFWLEWPGVFALIAEPRPAGTGMVLALVQTALFVLGILLAILFVARSPSRNLRAEAMAMAAIANYIVRFAFWSVLLIGLIDAVISFLRVEALADQILGPELATELGRSRFRGPYVHAPMLVIALVIAARTRSLGFHWLALLVVLAELGIVLSRFVFSYEQAFQGDLVRFWYGALFLFASAYTLFEDGHVRVDVLYAGFSEKTKGLINALGSVFLGLVLCWTIMILGMWNQSSIINSPLLAYEVSQSGFGMYVKYWMAGFLAVFAVTMSIQFTSFTLESIANFRQEPGARETTPSSAT; via the coding sequence ATGAGCACGGCAACTGACGGCGCCTACGCGGACGCCATGGGCGCAGACGTATACCGACCCGGAACCGCGGTGATCCGCACCTTCGGCTGGATATCCGTCGCGATGGCCTTCGCCTACGTCATCAACAACTTCCTGTGCTTCTGGCTCGAATGGCCGGGAGTCTTCGCCCTGATCGCCGAACCGCGGCCGGCCGGAACCGGCATGGTTCTGGCGCTGGTGCAGACCGCCCTGTTCGTGCTGGGCATCCTCCTCGCGATCCTCTTCGTCGCCCGGTCGCCGTCGCGCAACCTGCGCGCCGAGGCCATGGCCATGGCCGCCATCGCCAATTACATCGTGCGCTTCGCCTTCTGGAGCGTGCTGCTGATCGGCCTGATCGACGCGGTGATCTCCTTCCTGCGCGTCGAGGCGCTGGCCGACCAGATCCTCGGCCCGGAGCTGGCCACAGAGCTCGGCCGGTCCCGCTTCCGCGGCCCCTATGTGCACGCGCCGATGCTGGTCATCGCCCTGGTGATCGCCGCCCGCACCCGGTCGCTGGGCTTCCACTGGCTGGCCCTTCTGGTGGTCCTGGCCGAGCTGGGCATCGTGCTCAGCCGCTTCGTCTTCTCCTACGAGCAGGCCTTCCAGGGCGACCTGGTGCGTTTCTGGTACGGCGCGCTGTTCCTGTTCGCCAGCGCCTACACCCTGTTCGAGGACGGGCATGTGCGCGTGGACGTGCTGTATGCCGGGTTCAGCGAGAAGACCAAGGGCCTGATCAATGCCCTGGGCTCCGTGTTCCTCGGCCTGGTCCTGTGCTGGACGATCATGATCCTCGGCATGTGGAACCAGTCGAGCATCATCAACAGCCCGCTGCTCGCCTACGAGGTCTCGCAGTCTGGCTTTGGCATGTACGTGAAGTATTGGATGGCCGGGTTCCTCGCGGTCTTCGCGGTGACCATGAGCATCCAGTTCACCAGTTTCACCCTGGAGAGCATCGCCAACTTCCGTCAGGAACCGGGCGCGCGGGAAACCACGCCCAGCTCCGCAACCTAA
- a CDS encoding TRAP transporter substrate-binding protein, whose translation MKRREFIKNAGIAAVGGAAATTTLAAPAIAQQRIEMVIVSTWPRDFPGLGTGAQRLSQRIQDVSDGRIQTQYFAAGERVGAFDVFDEVASGNAQAYHAADYYWKGKHPGFAYFTSVPFGLTENEMGAWINFMGGQELWDELSAEFGLKAYAAGNTGVQMGGWFNKEINSAEDFKGLKIRMPGLGGDVMAKLGASPVSLPGGQIYENLVSGAIDATEWVGPWNDYFLKFYEAAKYYYWPGMHEPGGYDAFGMNKTWFDNLTKSDQALIQACCLMENDMMMAEFNANNGRYLSKLINEHGVALREFNDDVYDAFGEAAEEVFSEARAHSDLANRIHESFAAARADVGGWMKLSEGAYYRQRNRVLGL comes from the coding sequence ATGAAACGTCGTGAATTTATCAAGAACGCAGGCATTGCTGCGGTCGGCGGCGCTGCCGCGACGACCACTCTGGCGGCGCCGGCGATCGCTCAGCAGCGCATCGAGATGGTCATCGTCTCGACTTGGCCGCGCGACTTCCCGGGTCTCGGCACCGGCGCCCAGCGTCTGTCGCAGCGCATCCAGGACGTCTCCGACGGCCGCATCCAGACCCAGTACTTCGCCGCCGGCGAGCGGGTCGGCGCGTTCGACGTGTTCGACGAAGTCGCCTCGGGCAACGCCCAGGCCTACCACGCTGCCGACTACTACTGGAAAGGCAAGCATCCGGGCTTCGCGTACTTCACCTCGGTTCCGTTCGGTCTGACCGAGAACGAGATGGGCGCCTGGATCAACTTCATGGGCGGCCAGGAGCTCTGGGACGAGCTGTCGGCCGAGTTCGGCCTGAAGGCCTATGCCGCCGGCAACACCGGCGTGCAGATGGGCGGCTGGTTCAACAAGGAGATCAACTCCGCCGAAGACTTCAAGGGCCTGAAGATCCGTATGCCGGGTCTGGGCGGCGACGTCATGGCGAAGCTCGGTGCCTCCCCGGTCTCGCTGCCGGGCGGCCAGATCTACGAAAACCTGGTCTCCGGCGCCATCGACGCCACCGAGTGGGTCGGTCCGTGGAACGACTACTTCCTGAAGTTCTACGAGGCCGCGAAGTACTACTACTGGCCGGGCATGCACGAGCCGGGCGGATACGACGCCTTCGGCATGAACAAGACCTGGTTCGACAACCTGACCAAGTCCGACCAGGCTCTGATCCAGGCCTGCTGCCTCATGGAAAACGACATGATGATGGCGGAGTTCAACGCCAACAACGGTCGCTATCTGTCGAAGCTGATCAACGAGCATGGTGTCGCCCTTCGCGAGTTCAACGACGACGTCTACGACGCGTTCGGTGAAGCCGCCGAGGAGGTCTTCTCCGAGGCTCGGGCGCACTCCGATCTGGCCAACCGGATCCACGAGAGCTTCGCCGCCGCGCGGGCCGATGTCGGTGGCTGGATGAAGCTGTCCGAAGGCGCCTACTACCGGCAGCGCAACCGGGTGCTCGGCCTCTAA
- a CDS encoding TRAP transporter large permease subunit codes for MEVLFVVILVLLMAGALASGFPVAFALPGSAIISIVLAAAAGLLATGNPDAFFAQGGPTNWLSAGVTNFRGIYWEVERDTLIAIPLFVFMGIMLQRSKIAEDLLVSMAQLFGPIRGGLGISVVFVGALLAATTGILGATVVAMGLISLPAMMRNNYANWLSTGTIAASGTLGQIIPPSIVLIILADQLSNAVDQASSLRTNLYKAATGEFSMPSEFAVTSTSAGDMFMGALIPGLVLVGLYMLFIFVVAFIRRDIAPPVPFEGSYDRNFAIRVTLALVPPLTLIFVVLGSIITGIATVNQAGAIGAVGATVMAGYRLYEGKSRAYWPAILAGGSVIAILVITSVWEVNIRAIHGPSEQLAVTLAIVATVVFLIGVVWSLKRTYQTQETLQGVMMETAKTTSLVFIILLGAAMLTSAFRGFGGEELVKEFLLGMPGGFWAQFIIVMAVIFVLGFFLDFIEIAVVVVPIVAPILLADPSANITAVWLGVMIGLNIQTSFLTPPFGFALFYLRGVAPAAVKTLDMYKGVVPFITLQLIALLIVGANPPLVNYLPTRLSLLGETAPPPQNPRLQACIEDYIHQAFQEDGNEIRAAIQTAKGWDLTGVPRPIASEVTKAVTTAEGAFQALDEARATTAAIDAAAGDYDPIRTEVRRIEADLRRNAEELEATTRRVGQLQRQSPDDVKVIERLQKRAEELSAEKAVLEAEMPEAWDSAHDEFKKLLAAEKRAYLNYRRVVDSSYEPILVFMRTLRGADDLVALQDDIKGLGEIIRTSDPEKAMEEIQAVEGRAGDIEGAGDIRSALSKARRELRSTNTRQPDVAKALEEHAEAVAALEADIAWRVKAADALLPQVEAYEDAIDDTIGLRQQPRLPREAALFVASCSAAHRNISLNF; via the coding sequence ATGGAAGTCCTTTTCGTCGTCATTCTGGTGCTGCTCATGGCCGGGGCTCTCGCCTCGGGCTTCCCGGTCGCCTTCGCGCTTCCGGGCTCGGCCATCATCAGCATCGTGCTCGCGGCCGCCGCCGGCTTGCTTGCGACCGGAAATCCGGACGCCTTCTTCGCCCAGGGCGGGCCGACCAACTGGCTCAGCGCCGGCGTCACCAACTTCCGAGGAATATACTGGGAGGTTGAACGCGACACGCTCATAGCGATCCCGCTCTTCGTGTTCATGGGGATCATGCTGCAGCGCTCGAAGATCGCCGAAGATCTGCTGGTCTCCATGGCGCAGCTCTTCGGTCCGATCCGCGGCGGCCTCGGCATCTCGGTGGTGTTCGTGGGCGCGCTGCTGGCGGCGACGACCGGCATCCTGGGCGCCACCGTGGTGGCGATGGGCCTGATCTCCCTGCCGGCGATGATGCGGAACAACTACGCCAACTGGCTGTCCACCGGCACCATCGCCGCCTCGGGCACCCTGGGGCAGATCATCCCGCCGTCCATCGTCCTCATCATCCTGGCCGACCAGCTCTCCAACGCCGTCGACCAGGCGAGCAGCCTGCGCACCAACCTCTACAAGGCCGCGACCGGCGAATTCTCGATGCCGAGCGAGTTCGCGGTGACTTCCACCAGCGCCGGCGACATGTTCATGGGCGCGCTGATCCCGGGCCTGGTCCTGGTCGGCCTGTACATGCTGTTCATCTTCGTGGTGGCCTTTATCCGCCGCGACATCGCCCCGCCGGTGCCGTTCGAGGGGTCGTACGACCGTAACTTCGCCATCCGCGTCACCCTCGCCCTGGTGCCGCCGCTGACCCTGATCTTCGTGGTGCTGGGCTCGATCATCACCGGCATCGCGACGGTGAACCAGGCCGGTGCCATCGGTGCCGTCGGCGCCACGGTGATGGCCGGCTACCGTCTGTACGAAGGCAAGTCCCGCGCCTACTGGCCGGCGATCCTGGCCGGCGGTTCGGTGATCGCCATCCTGGTCATCACCAGCGTGTGGGAAGTCAACATCCGCGCGATCCACGGCCCGTCCGAGCAGCTCGCCGTCACCCTGGCGATCGTCGCCACCGTGGTGTTCCTGATCGGCGTGGTCTGGAGCCTGAAGCGGACGTATCAGACCCAGGAGACCCTCCAGGGGGTCATGATGGAGACTGCGAAGACGACCTCGCTGGTGTTCATCATCCTGCTCGGTGCCGCCATGCTGACCTCCGCCTTCCGCGGCTTCGGCGGCGAGGAGCTGGTCAAGGAGTTCCTGCTGGGCATGCCGGGCGGATTCTGGGCCCAGTTCATCATCGTCATGGCGGTGATCTTCGTCCTCGGCTTCTTCCTCGACTTCATCGAGATCGCCGTGGTGGTGGTCCCGATCGTGGCGCCGATCCTCCTGGCCGACCCGTCCGCCAACATCACCGCCGTCTGGCTCGGCGTGATGATCGGGCTGAACATCCAGACCTCGTTCCTCACCCCGCCCTTCGGCTTCGCCCTGTTCTACCTGCGCGGTGTCGCTCCGGCGGCGGTGAAGACCCTCGACATGTACAAGGGCGTGGTGCCGTTCATCACCCTGCAGCTCATCGCGCTGCTGATCGTCGGCGCCAATCCGCCGCTGGTGAACTACCTGCCGACCCGCCTGTCGCTGTTGGGCGAGACGGCGCCGCCGCCGCAGAACCCGCGCCTGCAGGCCTGCATCGAGGACTACATCCACCAGGCGTTCCAGGAGGACGGCAACGAGATCCGCGCCGCGATCCAGACGGCCAAGGGCTGGGATCTCACCGGCGTTCCGAGGCCGATCGCCAGCGAGGTGACAAAGGCGGTCACAACGGCCGAGGGGGCGTTCCAGGCGCTCGACGAGGCCCGCGCAACCACCGCGGCGATCGATGCCGCCGCCGGTGACTACGATCCGATCCGGACCGAGGTGCGCCGGATCGAGGCCGATCTTCGTCGCAATGCTGAGGAACTGGAAGCCACGACGCGGCGTGTCGGCCAGCTTCAGCGCCAGTCGCCCGACGACGTCAAGGTCATCGAGCGTCTGCAGAAGCGGGCCGAGGAGCTGAGCGCGGAGAAAGCGGTCCTGGAGGCCGAAATGCCGGAGGCCTGGGACTCGGCCCATGACGAGTTCAAGAAGCTGCTCGCCGCGGAGAAACGCGCCTATCTGAACTACCGCCGCGTGGTGGACAGCTCCTACGAGCCGATCCTGGTCTTCATGCGGACCCTGCGCGGCGCCGACGACCTCGTTGCCCTGCAGGACGACATCAAGGGCCTCGGCGAGATCATCCGCACCAGCGACCCGGAAAAGGCGATGGAGGAGATCCAGGCCGTCGAGGGTCGGGCCGGCGACATCGAGGGTGCGGGCGATATCCGCTCCGCCCTGTCCAAGGCCCGCCGCGAGCTGCGCAGCACGAATACGCGGCAGCCGGACGTGGCCAAGGCCCTGGAAGAGCATGCCGAGGCGGTCGCCGCCCTGGAGGCCGACATCGCCTGGCGGGTCAAGGCCGCCGACGCGCTGCTGCCCCAGGTCGAGGCCTACGAGGACGCGATCGACGACACCATCGGTCTGCGCCAGCAGCCGAGGCTGCCCCGCGAGGCCGCACTCTTCGTCGCCTCGTGCAGCGCGGCGCACCGCAACATCTCGCTGAACTTCTGA
- a CDS encoding MarR family transcriptional regulator gives MAGRSYVLQDQIGHLLRRAHQRATQIFLETFEQAGLTPTQWAALAMLAEEGAASQNALGRMTAMDPATIQGVIRRLEERGLITREPDPDDKRRTKLRLSEEGEALVHEVTSLGTRVTERTLAPIDPEDRRKFLEMLAKLS, from the coding sequence GTGGCCGGTCGTTCCTACGTCCTGCAGGACCAGATCGGCCACCTGCTGCGCCGGGCTCACCAGCGCGCCACCCAGATCTTCCTGGAAACCTTCGAGCAGGCCGGCCTGACCCCCACCCAGTGGGCGGCGCTGGCCATGCTGGCGGAGGAGGGGGCGGCCAGCCAGAACGCGCTCGGCCGCATGACGGCGATGGACCCGGCCACCATCCAGGGCGTGATCCGCCGCCTGGAGGAGCGCGGCCTGATCACCCGCGAACCCGACCCCGACGACAAGCGCCGCACCAAGCTGCGCCTGTCGGAAGAGGGCGAGGCGCTGGTGCACGAGGTCACGTCGCTGGGCACGCGCGTGACCGAGCGGACGCTGGCGCCGATCGATCCCGAAGACCGGCGGAAATTCCTGGAGATGCTGGCGAAGCTCTCCTGA
- the pcaD gene encoding 3-oxoadipate enol-lactonase, protein MASTFVEVDGCVLHVREDGPKNGPVLLFSNSLGTDLRIWDAVVDALSDRWRCIRMDKRGHGLSALGSAPVTLERYAADALGVMDALGVDRAVMVGVSIGGLIAQATYAARPDAFAGLMLCDTAAKIGAADLWQQRIDMVRTDGLEAMADTVLQRWFAPAFHRDRAVDLGGYRQMLTRTPAEGYAAACAALRDADYTAKAAAIAVPCVVICGAEDGATTPEVVSAFAATVPTARYVELPDVGHLPSIEAPDTVVSHLKALLKEVNHG, encoded by the coding sequence ATGGCATCGACATTCGTCGAGGTGGACGGCTGTGTCCTGCATGTGCGGGAGGACGGCCCGAAGAACGGCCCGGTTCTGCTGTTCTCGAACTCGCTCGGCACCGACCTGCGGATCTGGGATGCGGTGGTCGATGCCCTGAGCGACCGCTGGCGCTGCATCCGCATGGACAAGCGCGGCCACGGCCTGTCGGCCCTCGGCTCCGCCCCCGTCACCCTCGAGCGCTATGCCGCCGACGCACTGGGCGTGATGGACGCCCTCGGGGTCGACCGCGCCGTGATGGTGGGCGTGTCCATCGGCGGCCTGATCGCCCAGGCCACCTATGCCGCGAGGCCCGACGCCTTCGCCGGCCTGATGCTGTGCGATACCGCGGCGAAGATCGGGGCCGCCGACCTCTGGCAGCAGCGCATCGACATGGTGCGGACCGACGGGCTGGAGGCGATGGCGGACACGGTCCTGCAACGCTGGTTCGCCCCGGCCTTCCACCGCGACCGCGCGGTCGACCTCGGCGGTTATCGCCAGATGCTGACCCGCACCCCGGCCGAGGGCTATGCCGCCGCCTGCGCCGCCCTGCGCGACGCCGACTACACCGCGAAGGCCGCCGCGATCGCCGTGCCCTGCGTCGTGATCTGCGGGGCGGAGGATGGCGCGACCACCCCGGAGGTGGTCTCCGCCTTCGCCGCCACCGTGCCGACCGCCCGATATGTCGAACTGCCGGATGTCGGGCATCTGCCGAGCATCGAGGCGCCCGATACGGTCGTGTCCCATCTCAAAGCCCTGCTGAAGGAGGTGAACCATGGGTGA
- the pcaH gene encoding protocatechuate 3,4-dioxygenase subunit beta, with protein MGDATLITPRDWTAHPPLIHPDYKSTVKRGPTKPLVPIKQSLSELTGPVYGHESLAPLDNDLTKNGAKNGEALGERIVVTGRVLDELGRPQPNALIEIWQANAAGRYIHKADQHDAPIDPNFFGGGRTVTDAEGRYTFLTIKPGAYPWPNHANAWRPNHIHLSLFGPTFASRLVTQMYFPGDPLLALDPIFLGTPESARDRLVADFSLDVTQEGFALGYVFDIVLRGPKETPMEAGR; from the coding sequence ATGGGTGACGCAACGCTCATCACCCCACGCGACTGGACGGCCCATCCGCCGCTGATCCACCCGGACTACAAGTCGACGGTGAAGCGCGGACCGACGAAGCCCCTGGTGCCGATCAAACAGTCCCTGTCGGAGCTGACCGGCCCGGTCTACGGCCATGAGTCCCTGGCGCCGCTGGACAACGACCTGACCAAGAACGGGGCGAAGAACGGCGAGGCGCTGGGGGAGCGGATCGTCGTCACGGGCCGGGTGCTCGACGAGCTCGGCCGTCCCCAGCCCAACGCGCTGATCGAGATCTGGCAGGCCAATGCCGCCGGCCGCTACATCCACAAGGCCGACCAGCACGACGCGCCGATCGACCCGAACTTCTTCGGCGGCGGCCGGACGGTCACCGACGCCGAGGGGCGCTACACCTTCCTCACCATCAAGCCCGGGGCCTATCCCTGGCCGAACCACGCCAACGCCTGGCGGCCGAACCACATCCACCTGTCGCTGTTCGGCCCGACCTTCGCCAGCCGGCTGGTGACCCAGATGTACTTCCCCGGCGACCCGCTGCTGGCGCTCGACCCGATCTTCCTCGGCACGCCGGAGAGCGCGCGCGACCGGCTGGTCGCCGACTTCTCCCTCGACGTGACCCAGGAGGGCTTCGCGCTCGGATACGTCTTCGACATCGTGCTGCGCGGCCCGAAGGAAACGCCGATGGAGGCCGGCCGATGA
- the aspS gene encoding aspartate--tRNA ligase, producing MHRYRTHTCSDLRDTHVGETVRLSGWIHRRRDHGQLVFLDLRDHYGITQCVTDVEDPAFQQVEKYRLESVVCITGRVVKRSDETINSKLPTGQIEVRIDEFEVLSAADQVPLQVNSDEDAGEEMRLRYRYLDLRRERVHNNIILRSQVIASIRRRMVEQGFMEFQTPILTASSPEGARDFLVPSRLHPGKFYALPQAPQQFKQLIMVAGFDRYFQIAPCFRDEDSRADRSPGEFYQLDLEMSFVEQEDVFTATEPVLAGIFREFSDWTVPDPFPRIPYRESMLKYGSDKPDLRIPIEISDVSEIFRGSDFAIFAKLVEGGGVVRAIPGPKCGSRAICDRMNSWAQGQGAPGMGYMIFGDGEARGPIANRLSAEKIAELKQLTGMGDGDAIFFAAGKELEAAKLAGQARLKLGADLDIVEKGVFKLCWIVDFPMYEADETTGAIDFSHNPFSMPQGGLEALETKDPLDILAYQYDIVCNGVELSSGAIRNHRPEIMYKAFEIAGYGPEVVDDKFAGMINAFKFGAPPHGGMAPGIDRIVMLLAGEQYIREVILFPLNQKAEDLMMNAPSDVRPEQLRDLHIKLALPPKAAPKTEG from the coding sequence ATGCACCGCTATCGTACCCACACCTGCTCCGACCTGCGCGACACCCATGTCGGCGAGACCGTCCGGCTGTCGGGCTGGATCCATCGCCGCCGCGACCATGGACAGTTGGTGTTCCTGGATCTGCGCGATCATTACGGCATCACCCAATGCGTCACCGACGTTGAGGACCCGGCCTTCCAGCAGGTCGAGAAGTACCGGCTGGAAAGCGTGGTGTGCATCACCGGCCGCGTGGTGAAGCGCAGCGACGAGACGATCAATTCGAAGCTGCCGACCGGCCAGATCGAGGTCCGGATCGACGAGTTCGAGGTGCTGTCCGCCGCCGATCAGGTGCCGCTGCAGGTCAACTCCGATGAGGATGCCGGCGAGGAAATGCGCCTGCGCTACCGCTACCTCGACCTGCGTCGCGAGCGGGTGCACAACAACATCATCCTGCGCTCCCAGGTCATCGCCTCCATCCGCCGCCGGATGGTGGAGCAGGGCTTCATGGAGTTCCAGACGCCGATCCTGACCGCGTCCTCGCCGGAAGGTGCGCGCGACTTCCTGGTGCCGTCGCGTCTGCATCCGGGCAAGTTCTACGCGCTACCCCAGGCGCCGCAGCAGTTCAAGCAGCTCATCATGGTGGCCGGCTTCGACCGCTACTTCCAAATCGCGCCGTGCTTCCGCGACGAGGACAGCCGCGCCGACCGCTCGCCGGGCGAATTCTACCAGCTCGACCTGGAGATGAGCTTCGTCGAGCAGGAAGACGTGTTCACCGCCACCGAGCCGGTGCTGGCGGGCATCTTCCGGGAGTTCTCCGACTGGACGGTGCCGGATCCGTTCCCACGCATCCCCTATCGTGAGTCGATGCTGAAATACGGCTCCGACAAGCCGGACCTGCGCATCCCGATCGAGATCAGCGACGTCAGCGAGATCTTCCGCGGCTCCGACTTCGCCATCTTCGCCAAGTTGGTCGAGGGCGGCGGCGTGGTCCGCGCGATCCCGGGGCCGAAATGCGGCAGCCGGGCGATCTGCGACCGCATGAACTCCTGGGCTCAGGGCCAGGGCGCGCCGGGCATGGGCTACATGATCTTCGGCGACGGCGAGGCCCGCGGGCCGATCGCCAACCGCCTGTCGGCCGAGAAGATCGCCGAGCTGAAGCAGCTCACCGGCATGGGCGACGGCGACGCCATCTTCTTCGCCGCCGGCAAGGAGCTGGAGGCCGCCAAGCTCGCCGGCCAGGCCCGCCTGAAGCTGGGCGCCGATCTCGACATCGTCGAGAAGGGCGTCTTCAAGCTGTGCTGGATCGTCGATTTCCCGATGTACGAGGCGGACGAGACCACCGGCGCCATCGACTTCTCGCACAACCCGTTCTCCATGCCCCAGGGCGGGCTGGAGGCGCTGGAGACGAAGGATCCGCTGGATATCCTCGCCTACCAGTACGACATCGTGTGCAACGGCGTGGAACTGTCCTCGGGCGCGATCCGGAACCATCGCCCGGAGATCATGTACAAGGCGTTCGAGATCGCCGGCTACGGCCCGGAGGTCGTGGACGACAAGTTCGCCGGCATGATCAACGCCTTCAAGTTCGGCGCCCCGCCGCACGGCGGCATGGCCCCCGGCATCGACCGCATCGTCATGCTGCTGGCCGGCGAACAGTACATCCGCGAGGTCATCCTGTTCCCGCTGAACCAGAAGGCCGAGGATCTGATGATGAACGCGCCGAGCGACGTGCGTCCGGAACAGCTCCGCGACCTGCACATCAAGCTCGCCCTGCCGCCCAAGGCGGCGCCGAAGACCGAGGGCTAA
- a CDS encoding cold-shock protein, producing MATGTVKWFNTTKGYGFIQPDDGGADVFVHISAVEQSGMHSLNEGQKISYELQSDPRRNKVFAGNLSAS from the coding sequence ATGGCCACCGGTACGGTTAAGTGGTTCAACACCACCAAGGGTTATGGGTTCATTCAGCCGGACGATGGCGGTGCGGACGTGTTCGTGCACATCAGCGCCGTTGAGCAGTCCGGCATGCACAGCCTGAACGAGGGCCAGAAGATCTCGTACGAGCTGCAGTCCGACCCGCGCCGCAACAAGGTCTTCGCCGGCAATCTGTCGGCTTCCTAA
- the pcaG gene encoding protocatechuate 3,4-dioxygenase subunit alpha, translating to MSDLKQTPSQTVGPYFAYGLTARQYHYPQTSVADGTMAGEDVAGERIRVEGRVFDGDGATVPDAMIEIWQADAQGRFAHPADPRNSNTGFSGFGRFGTGTDPQHRFIFDTIKPGAAAEGEAPHLNVIVFMRGLLTHVYTRIYFADEAEANAADPVLSAVPKDRRGTLIAQREGNTYRLDIHMQGDRETVFFEV from the coding sequence ATGAGCGATCTGAAACAGACCCCGTCCCAGACCGTCGGCCCGTATTTCGCCTACGGCCTGACGGCGCGGCAGTACCACTACCCGCAGACCTCGGTCGCCGACGGGACGATGGCCGGCGAGGATGTGGCGGGGGAGCGCATCCGCGTGGAGGGCCGCGTGTTCGACGGCGACGGCGCGACCGTGCCCGACGCCATGATCGAGATCTGGCAGGCCGACGCCCAGGGCCGCTTCGCCCATCCGGCCGATCCGCGCAACTCCAACACCGGTTTCAGCGGCTTCGGGCGTTTCGGAACCGGAACCGATCCGCAGCATCGTTTCATCTTCGATACGATCAAGCCGGGGGCGGCGGCCGAGGGCGAGGCCCCGCACCTGAACGTCATCGTGTTCATGCGCGGGCTGTTGACCCACGTCTACACGCGGATCTACTTCGCCGACGAGGCCGAGGCGAATGCCGCCGACCCGGTTCTGTCGGCCGTCCCGAAGGATCGCCGCGGGACGCTGATCGCGCAGCGCGAGGGCAATACCTACCGGCTCGACATCCACATGCAGGGCGACCGGGAGACGGTGTTCTTCGAGGTTTGA